CCGCGTGCATCCGTCGGAGCATAGATTCAATTTCGTCATGCATGCGGTGATTTGGGCCGGGGTTCCGTCTGTTTGGGTCAATTTAACGCGAAATGTGCAAAATTGTTCACAGCACGCGTTACTTCTAGCCGGTTTTCCTGGAATAAAAGTTGTTCGCCGGCGCGTCCGAGCGGAAACAAGTGTGTCCCCGGGAAGCTTAATGTGTCTGCTATCAGCCCATAATGTTTTGTGGATCAGTTCTCCGCCGTAGCTTTTATATTTGTCGGGAGTTGGAGGATGAAGAAACACAAACGGGACGGCGCCAGTTCCATGGAGTCCGCTACATCAGCTGCTGGCAGTTGGTGTTCTCAATCACGTCCGCAGAAAGGCTTCATAGGCTCACTGGTGCGCCTGTGGAATAAGACACTTAAGTGGTCCGGTGTATTGACGCGTCACTTTGCGTGGACgattatttcaatatttctcATATATCAACAGTAAGCGTTATATTTTCCAACAActgggactttttttttgttttttgggagAAGCTTTATTTGTGGCCGAGCAGACATATCGCTGTTTCCTGACGCCCTGGTGTATCAGCTGAGCCGGGTGAAATTACACCTCcaggacttttctttttttggggtgTCAACTAACTCAAAAGAAAAGTCAACATGGCAGAGACATCGGCAGCTCCGGCTAAAGCCAAAAAGGCAGCAAAGCCCAAGAAACCTGCTTCTCATCCCAAGTACTCGGACATGATCAAAGCGGCGATCGCTCACGACGCCAGCCGGAGCGGAGCGTCCCGTCAGTCCATCCAGAAGTACGTGAAGAAGAACTACAAGGTGGGCGACAATGTCGATGTGCAGATCAAATTGGCCCTGAAGAGACTGGTGGCAAGCGGGATGCTGCGCCACACCAAAGGCATCGGTGCGTCCGGATCCTTCAGGTTAACCAAACCAGAGGACTCCAAAAAACCAACCAAGGTAGCGGCGTCTGCCAAACCAAAGAAGGCACCCAAGCCCTCCAAACCCAAGAAGGCAGCCAAGCCCAAGAAGGTGTCCAAGACGCCGGAGAAGCCCAAGAAAGCGGCtgcaaagaaagtgaaaaaggtCGTGAAGAAGGCGACGCCAACTAAAGCCAAAAGGCACCAGCTAAGAAACCCAAGGCAGCCAAGCCAAAGTCAAAACCAGCAAAGAAGGCAGCCAAGCCCAGGGCGAAACCGGCGAAGAAGGCAGCCAAAACAGCAAAGAAGAAGTAATCGGACAATATGAGAGAGACAAAGTCACTGTAAATACTTCAGGAAATGTTTTCgtatatgtattatttttgtaagGTCTCATGCAAACTTATGCTGTTTTTACCAGTAGTTTTCTCTCCATTGCACTATTGCCTATAGATGCTGTAGAAATAATtgtgagcattttttttatttcgagTTAATAATACTTTTAATTTCTGTCTGATCCTTGGATACAAATAAGCTATTCTAGGGTCTTGctgagaaaggaaaaaaaatgtgtatatacAGTTGAACTATTGAATAGTTATTGTTACTGCACGAGGTCatactgaaaaatacaaatgtgtcaATGGTGGGCATTGTCGAGCCTTTACAATGTACAGACCATAGGCAGTGGACGTCAGCAAGATTCTCCTAAAGGCTCTATAGTTGTCATTCAAGCTCTATTCTGTAAATTTCCTCATGTTCATACGACTCATGATATACAAGCATCTCACTATGTTCAGCCACTTTTAAAGACTGTTTATACTGCAATCCAATAAACCTTTGTCATCTTCTACGAAATGTGTTTGACAACTTATTGCGCGCGTTTTACGCATGCGTAAAATTCTTGGTGAGTTGGACGGAGGAATTTCTGTGCATGtcagacattattaaacaaaaaacaatctaTTAAAATAGACCCAAAATGTTTTCTACCTTTGATAGACATATACTACATATGTTATAGGTAGaggtatatattttttaactcGCTGAATAAAAGTTCAGCAGCTGTGCGCAAAGATGTTGCAGACAAAGCCTACCTATGGACGCTCCGATGAGAGGGAGGATGATCTGATGCAGGGGGGCTGATAAACATGCATAACACAATACATTAGGAGCTGAGAAGTCACATGAAAAATCTGTTAAATATCATCAAGTAAGATTAACAGTGCTGCTCACTGACTAGATGGACCTTTAGTTTAACTTCTTAATCTGCCAGTCATGGGGACAGACAAGGTCTTTGTAGGACACACTTCTGGTATGAATTGAAACCTTGAAGACCAAGAGTTCTATAGAAAACACAATTGTGTATTAATGAAGTCCCTAAAAGGGCGGGACGGTGGTAAACAAGGCTAAGATATTAATTTACCTGATAAAATAGAGTTTTCTGCAAAACCGGTTAAACTTCTGTGTATAACGCAGGGCATTTACAGCAGTTGCTGGTTTTCTAGCACATGAAACTGCGCTCCAAATCCCAACAACACTATCCTCAAGAGTGGCTGCAGAGAAATGAGGCAGAGGCTCTAAAGACACACCCAGTATTAACTTGTCCTGCCTCTCACCTGGCATGCAACTCTGCCATCTTGTGGCCTCTTACAGGAACAGGCGACTCCTCGTCACTGCAGTCAGGACTGAGAGGCCAGCAGCAGTCGAACTGATAAAAAGTCAAGATTACACACCAGTTAACCCTCCACatacagttattcattattatcttGAATGACAGGTGTAAGAGCATCAAACTAACCTTGATGCGCAGCTTCAGACTGAACGATCAAAGCACCCAAACTCGCAGAGGCTTGCTGTTCTTCTACTCTGAGATGCCACGTGCAAAAGGGTAGCAATTGGCGTTGCTTCATCACAGAGTAATCCATCATGGATTCTGCCCACCCACAGCATTATACTACCTTAGGAGCCCATTACTTTGAGCAACAAACATTTTGTAATTGCAATCACAGGGTATCTggaacattttcaaacagttcAGTCATAAACACTCAAAGTACTGCACAgcttaaaacaaaatgtgtacGGTCAGGTCTGAAATGTGCtacctgaaaaaaacacaggcaTATTAACATGCAGCCTCATAACATATCTTTCATTCCAACAGCCATTATGTCTTTTGGGCAAAAGTCCCCACCCAGTCTGGTCTGGTCTTTTATTAAGCATCTAAATCAGTTCAATTTCAAGTAAGAAAACAGCCATATTTTAAAAGTCACACAAGTGTATTCTGCAGAAACAGCAGGTCCCCAGCCAAATTAAGCTACAGAACAGACGTTAACATGACTGACTCATGTTGGGAAAACAGTATGATGGTAGATTATGTAACAAGGTCAAAGTGTATGCACAGTGTCAGGTGTGTgcaagtagaaaaaaaaagcagattacCCATCCATTTCAGTTTCAGTCAAAATCATTTCCATTTCAATATGAACAGAGGGAAACTGAGTGGAAGCAGCGATTAAGATGACTATATTTTTCTTCCACAATTTGTAATTTATAGCTTTTGCTGCCCTCCTTTTACAGGACAGACATATTTCTTACAGAGTTCTTGTAGACGCATAAACAAACcagttttttcttcatgcaCATCTCATCCTGCCACAGCAGATAAGTGGAGGCCTTACagctaaaaacaataaaatgtttaattctcAGGCAAAATAATATGCCTAAGGGGCTAATAACATGCTACGATTGCTCATTGCTGCTGGAGTTATTTGGCAAATCCGTTATGCACGTCTTATATCTGTGGTGGCATGATGAAAAGGAAGTGTTctttgaggagctgcagcaagAGATTCAGTGGCAGCCAATCAGGATGTTTGGTCTTAAAAATGCTTCATGTACTGCCCTTTGGTTCTCCAGTGTAGTTAATTTGGCATTTTTCTAATATATGCTTCTGAAAATCtgcatgtataaaaaaactctCCAATCTCACCATCAAAACATAACATACAATTGATGGGAGCAACAGATTAGACACAACTATCTTCCcacatttcctctcctctgataAAGCACCTTTTTGACATGAACTGGCCTTCATGTATCAATGAACCGAGCGCTGACAGGCTAACTCCTACTCAGCCCGGTTGGACAATATAAGGCAGAAAAAGCTGGGCACAGCAGTGTGGGGAATAATATGATCACTAGCTTCCAATTGCCCTTGGAGTATTGCGATCAACTGATTCAGAGGGAGGGACAAAGTCAAGAAGTCAGATTCTGAGAAAGGGCAGAGATATGAAGAATTTCCTGTGAGCCTTCAGCGTGAAAAGTAAAATGACGCAGACTAGGTTCAGACTGCGCTGGTTCTGGATCTGGTCTTGGAGGATTGGTCtttatggatggatggaagcgtggaggaaaaaaaacatcagctggTTGTTGATCATTTCAGTCTGGATATGGCTCTGTAGATGGCAAAGCCGAGAACAGCGACCACAGCCGAGCCTAATGCCACTCTCAGCCAGAAGGATGTGTTGGTCATGTCTGAACCATTCAGGTGTCTGGAGATTAGAGGCAAACAAAACGACAAGGATCAGTCACAGAAAGCAACACAGCTGGATATCATAAGCAAAACTGCTTCTTTAACATCTCTACCTGCCACCCTTAATTCACACAATGTAATAAAACAGATTTCTCCTCTGACTGATCTTGACATTTTCCAGGTTTTCAATGATGTCTGGTTTGACTTACGGGTATGTTGCTGCCCAAGCGAGCCTGGTGGAGATGTTCTTGCTGGTGGCATCAAGGAGCAGGCTGGAGAAGGGCAGCGGTGGAGGCAAGCGGTGTTTATAACAGAACTCTGCAGGAGCCATTCCATGAAACTGCTTGACCTCAGGAAGGTCCACCTTGGAGGCGACCAGCACACACGGGATGTTGCTCTCCATGTAATGTTGCTAAGTAAGAAttgagataaagagagaaaacttCAGCTGAGTGAGAAGAAAACCTACCTTGTGTTCATAATAGGCTCATAATTAAATTCAGGTAACTTAActgcaatacattttaaatgcaaacaaaaagatgaaaattcaGAAGCCCTTAATCATGACTTGTACATGAAATTGTTGCCTATTTAGCTGAAGAAGATAAGGCTGGCTACACGCACATCACGTAGGTGTTTCGGGACATTGTGTGGATGAAAAGAGGGTAACGCCTGCACACTTAGATTATGCTGATTATTTAATTTACTCATTGGTGGAGGGACACACTTCTCCCTGTGGATGTCAAATGTCCGACAACTGTTTATGTGGAGACTTTCACTGCACGGATAATCACaataacagacaaaaacaaacaaaatgtcctcTTGTAAACACCTTAATCAAAATGACCCCGCCACTTaggactgttttatttttgaagagGTGACAAACATAC
Above is a genomic segment from Sparus aurata chromosome 20, fSpaAur1.1, whole genome shotgun sequence containing:
- the h1-0 gene encoding LOW QUALITY PROTEIN: histone H1.0 (The sequence of the model RefSeq protein was modified relative to this genomic sequence to represent the inferred CDS: deleted 2 bases in 1 codon) — its product is MAETSAAPAKAKKAAKPKKPASHPKYSDMIKAAIAHDASRSGASRQSIQKYVKKNYKVGDNVDVQIKLALKRLVASGMLRHTKGIGASGSFRLTKPEDSKKPTKVAASAKPKKAPKPSKPKKAAKPKKVSKTPEKPKKAAAKKVKKVVKKATPTKAKAPAKKPKAAKPKSKPAKKAAKPRAKPAKKAAKTAKKK